The nucleotide window CCTCAGGCAGCTGCACTTGAGGCAGGGCTCTCTCAGACCAAGCTACCACCCTGGGGATTACATTCTGCGAGTGCCACCCTGGACATGCGGGCAGTGTCTGCTTCGGCCTAAGCCATCTGGCACCATCGAGCAGCGCCCTATGTCTGCCCCTGCAGAGCCACCCTGGGAAGATGTGACCAGCAAGACTCGAATGCGTCCTCCGCACAGCACTGCCCTGGGCAGCACCCTCTCGGACACAGCCAGCGCGCGGAGTCCAGTGCAGGCCTTGGAAGGAACCTGCTCTATACATGCGGGCACGGTGCCTGCCCTGGGCATGCCCAGCGGCCTCCGGCGCCCAGCGCAGACGGGAGCTCCAGGCCTCTCGGACGCGGGCAGAAGGCTCCCAGAGCAGCGCCCAGTGCCCGCATGGCCCGTTCTGGAGGCGCGCCCAGGCGCTGCCAGGAAGGCCGGGCGTTTATCCCGGGAGCCGCCAGCAGGGAGCTCCCTTTCGGCTCTGCTCGCGCGGCCGCGGGGGGCGGCGCTGCGCTGCGCCGCGCTGCGCTCCAGCCCGGACCGGGCCGGGGCCGCTGGATGCCGCGTCTCCGCTTCTGCTGCCTGCCGGGCGGGCTCCGGCGGCCGGTGagcgcggggcggcgggggcggccgcTCGGGGGCTGCCCGGGCCGGgtggggcggcggggcgggctcGGGCCGGGaaggcgggcgggcggcggggcccgccggctcctcctcccccactgtcCCCTGGAAGCGGCGGCCCGGACTCCCGGCTCCGGTCCCCGGCCGCGCCGCGGAGCTGGGCGC belongs to Acinonyx jubatus isolate Ajub_Pintada_27869175 chromosome E1, VMU_Ajub_asm_v1.0, whole genome shotgun sequence and includes:
- the LOC128313531 gene encoding collagen alpha-1(I) chain-like → MTSAGRPAQPPAGSGSLGTRGAQHFQAAGRCSRSPAAPPAEIPSPLERSDPAGPGRNDAGDVPGARPGPQLLFQPTIHSPPSSVPRGGGLGKRGLHCFASCLAAAPLRGARCRPGSERVKAAGRDKGFGGGARLPRCLPRSLARSVGRSVGLGGRGGRGLAPRSPLSRRLQPPPRSPGPPGLPSALNPPKPRATLPCLRALPSWHKGPELPSPPLLVGPHSRAPSSAARPGTGAGSPGRRFQGTVGEEEPAGPAARPPSRPEPAPPPHPARAAPERPPPPPRAHRPPEPARQAAEAETRHPAAPARSGLERSAAQRSAAPRGRASRAERELPAGGSRDKRPAFLAAPGRASRTGHAGTGRCSGSLLPASERPGAPVCAGRRRPLGMPRAGTVPACIEQVPSKACTGLRALAVSERVLPRAVLCGGRIRVLLVTSSQGGSAGADIGRCSMVPDGLGRSRHCPHVQGGTRRM